One Paenarthrobacter aurescens TC1 DNA window includes the following coding sequences:
- the malE gene encoding maltose-binding protein (identified by match to protein family HMM PF01547), which translates to MKVHNTLATQTTRRVFAAGAISVAAALALTACGGSASTAPSSDATKPDLKAAGAGAITMWVDAERSPALKDITEKFKSDTGIEVKLVVKDFAAVRDDFITQVPTGQGPDLIVGPHDWIGKFVQNGVIAPVELGDKAAQFQDSSIKAMTYNGAVYGVPYAIENIALLRNTSIVDSKAATLDEVVANGKKAVADGKAAFPFLVGMDPKQGDPYHLYPLQSSMGSQVFGKGADGGYDAKQLLIGDAAGVEFAKKLAAWGDAGEKIINSNITGDIAKEKFLAGESPYFLTGPWNVPDVQKKGIKFAVDELPTAGGEPAQPFIGVNGFFISAKSANALATNEFVTNYLTSESAQDSMYAAGGRPPALKASFEKAASDPVVEAFGKIGATGIPMPAIPEMSAVWADWGATELAIIKGQGDPAEAWTKMADSIKSKIGG; encoded by the coding sequence CCGCCGGGGCGATCTCCGTGGCCGCAGCCCTGGCGCTGACCGCCTGCGGTGGAAGCGCCTCCACCGCACCCAGTTCGGATGCTACAAAACCGGACCTCAAGGCTGCTGGAGCCGGTGCCATCACCATGTGGGTTGACGCCGAGCGCTCTCCGGCCCTGAAGGACATCACGGAGAAGTTCAAGTCCGATACCGGCATCGAAGTGAAGCTTGTGGTCAAGGACTTCGCCGCAGTGCGTGACGACTTCATCACCCAGGTACCCACCGGCCAGGGGCCGGACTTGATTGTTGGACCCCACGACTGGATTGGAAAGTTCGTCCAGAACGGTGTGATTGCTCCCGTCGAACTGGGCGACAAAGCCGCACAGTTCCAGGATTCCTCCATCAAGGCCATGACCTACAACGGCGCCGTTTATGGTGTCCCGTACGCCATCGAGAACATCGCCTTGCTGCGCAACACCAGCATCGTGGACAGCAAGGCTGCCACGCTGGACGAAGTAGTGGCCAACGGCAAGAAGGCCGTTGCGGACGGCAAGGCCGCTTTCCCGTTCCTGGTGGGTATGGACCCGAAGCAGGGCGATCCGTACCACCTGTACCCGCTGCAGTCCTCCATGGGTTCACAGGTCTTCGGCAAGGGCGCCGATGGCGGATATGACGCAAAGCAGCTCCTCATCGGTGACGCTGCCGGCGTCGAATTCGCCAAGAAGCTGGCCGCTTGGGGCGACGCCGGTGAGAAGATCATCAACTCCAACATCACAGGTGACATTGCCAAGGAGAAGTTCCTGGCCGGGGAATCCCCGTACTTCCTGACGGGCCCATGGAACGTTCCTGACGTCCAGAAGAAGGGCATCAAGTTCGCCGTAGATGAGCTACCCACAGCCGGCGGCGAGCCTGCCCAGCCGTTCATCGGCGTCAACGGCTTCTTCATCAGCGCCAAGAGCGCCAACGCCTTGGCCACCAACGAGTTCGTCACCAACTACCTCACCTCCGAGTCGGCACAGGATTCCATGTATGCGGCAGGCGGACGCCCGCCGGCATTGAAAGCCTCGTTCGAGAAGGCCGCCAGCGATCCCGTTGTGGAGGCGTTCGGAAAGATCGGTGCCACGGGCATCCCCATGCCGGCAATCCCTGAAATGAGCGCGGTGTGGGCTGATTGGGGCGCCACCGAGTTGGCCATCATCAAGGGCCAGGGCGATCCGGCTGAGGCTTGGACCAAGATGGCCGACAGCATCAAGTCCAAGATCGGCGGCTAG
- the malF gene encoding maltose ABC transporter, permease protein (identified by match to protein family HMM PF00528) produces MPKPDLRELPATQGQPTPEQPVSSGARPGSGARPAAKPARHPDSLKGTILKVVLLGLVDAFAVYVLMMLFLSQSWAALAVSSLVVLAINWIYLRKGGLPAKYLAPGVLFLLVFQVLVVVFSGYIAFTNYGDGHNSTKDDAISAIQLTAQKRVPDSPAYKASVLTKGNGFYLLFTDPSGKAQLGSSEDPLTEVPEAGKDSTGKANSLPGYETLKFQEIVANQQDILKITVPVSDDPADGTLRTADGSTAYQFKPALNYDAATDTFTDTETGTEYRDNGKGAFADANGETLATGWKIDVGMDNFARAFTDPSLRGPLLGVILWTFTFSIASVALTFVMGLFLAITFNREDLRGKKAYRILMILPYAFPAFLSGLVWSGILNPEFGWLNQTLLGGANIGWLTDPVLAKISVLVVNVWLGFPYMFLVCTGALQSLPSEIDEAARMDGASAWRVFRSIKLPLLLVSVAPLLISSFAFNFNNFNVIYMLTGGGPRFADTDRDIGSTDILITLVYKVAFGQGTGRDYGLASALAIIIFIIVATISAISFKQTKALEDVN; encoded by the coding sequence ATGCCAAAACCAGACCTCCGCGAACTGCCAGCCACCCAAGGCCAACCGACCCCGGAACAGCCCGTCAGCAGCGGCGCCCGCCCCGGCAGCGGCGCCCGCCCCGCAGCCAAGCCCGCACGCCACCCGGATTCCCTCAAGGGCACCATCCTCAAGGTTGTCCTGTTGGGACTTGTGGACGCCTTTGCGGTGTACGTCCTGATGATGCTTTTCCTCAGCCAGTCCTGGGCCGCGCTGGCGGTATCGTCACTGGTGGTTCTGGCCATCAACTGGATCTACCTCCGCAAAGGTGGGCTACCGGCCAAGTACCTGGCTCCCGGTGTGCTGTTCCTGCTGGTGTTCCAGGTCCTGGTGGTGGTGTTCAGCGGTTACATCGCCTTCACCAACTACGGCGATGGGCACAACAGCACCAAAGACGATGCCATTTCGGCCATCCAGTTGACGGCCCAGAAGCGCGTCCCGGATTCGCCTGCATACAAGGCGTCCGTGCTCACCAAGGGCAACGGCTTCTATCTGCTGTTCACGGATCCGTCCGGTAAGGCACAACTCGGCAGCAGTGAGGATCCGCTCACCGAGGTCCCGGAGGCAGGCAAAGACTCAACGGGCAAGGCCAACTCCCTGCCGGGTTATGAGACGCTGAAGTTCCAGGAAATCGTGGCCAACCAGCAGGACATCCTGAAGATCACGGTCCCGGTTTCGGACGATCCCGCTGACGGCACCTTGCGCACAGCAGACGGAAGCACGGCGTACCAGTTCAAACCGGCGCTCAACTATGACGCCGCCACGGACACTTTCACGGATACCGAAACCGGCACAGAGTACCGCGATAACGGCAAGGGCGCTTTCGCCGACGCCAACGGCGAGACCCTGGCAACCGGCTGGAAGATCGACGTAGGCATGGACAACTTCGCCCGGGCCTTTACGGACCCCAGCCTTCGCGGGCCACTCCTGGGTGTGATCCTTTGGACGTTCACCTTCTCCATCGCATCCGTCGCGCTGACCTTCGTGATGGGCCTCTTCCTGGCCATCACATTCAACCGTGAGGACCTCCGCGGCAAGAAGGCGTACAGGATCCTGATGATCCTGCCCTACGCGTTCCCCGCCTTCCTGTCCGGCTTGGTGTGGTCCGGCATCCTCAATCCCGAGTTCGGTTGGCTCAATCAAACACTGCTGGGCGGCGCGAACATCGGGTGGCTCACGGACCCTGTCCTGGCCAAGATCAGCGTGCTGGTGGTCAATGTGTGGCTCGGCTTCCCGTACATGTTCCTGGTCTGCACCGGCGCCCTGCAGTCGCTGCCGTCCGAAATCGATGAGGCCGCCCGCATGGATGGAGCCTCGGCGTGGCGGGTGTTCCGGTCCATCAAGTTGCCACTGCTCCTGGTGTCCGTGGCACCGCTGCTGATCTCTTCCTTTGCCTTCAACTTCAACAACTTCAACGTCATCTACATGCTGACCGGGGGCGGGCCGCGCTTCGCGGACACTGACCGCGATATCGGATCCACCGACATCCTGATCACGCTGGTGTACAAGGTGGCGTTCGGCCAAGGCACGGGGCGCGACTACGGCCTGGCCAGTGCGCTCGCCATCATCATTTTCATCATCGTGGCCACCATTTCGGCCATCAGCTTCAAGCAGACCAAAGCACTCGAGGACGTGAACTGA
- the malG gene encoding maltose ABC transporter, permease protein (identified by match to protein family HMM PF00528), producing the protein MSVRTLASSKETTFDGGPLPLAPTRRPFGVWFKDKGWRHVVGIVTTIFAVFPLLYVLSAALDSNGTLVGSNGLFSRFDTGNFVALFSDPTRPFGRWFVNTLVIGTVTSAATVFLGAMAAYAFSRMRFKGRRMGLLTLLLLQMFPQLLAVVAIFLLLSGISQVIPALGLGSQLGLIMVYLGGALGVNTYLMYGFFNTVPQSLDEAAKIDGASHVQIFFGIILRLVTPILAVVGLLAFIGISSEFVIASVVLTDPDSQTLAVGLYSYVAQQRSENWGVFAAGAVIAAIPVMALFLFLQKYIVSGLTAGSVKG; encoded by the coding sequence ATGAGCGTACGCACACTCGCCTCCAGCAAGGAAACAACGTTCGACGGCGGCCCATTGCCGCTGGCGCCTACACGACGTCCGTTCGGGGTCTGGTTCAAGGACAAAGGCTGGCGGCATGTGGTGGGCATCGTCACCACGATCTTCGCCGTGTTTCCGCTCCTGTATGTACTGTCCGCTGCCCTGGATTCCAACGGCACCCTGGTAGGTTCCAACGGCCTCTTCTCCAGGTTCGATACCGGCAACTTCGTGGCACTCTTCAGCGACCCCACCCGGCCTTTCGGCCGATGGTTCGTGAACACTTTGGTGATTGGTACGGTAACGTCCGCCGCCACCGTTTTCCTCGGCGCCATGGCCGCGTACGCGTTCTCCCGCATGCGCTTCAAAGGCCGCCGGATGGGATTGTTGACCCTCCTCTTGCTGCAGATGTTCCCGCAACTGTTGGCCGTCGTCGCGATCTTCCTGCTCCTGAGCGGCATCTCGCAAGTGATCCCCGCCCTGGGGTTGGGCAGCCAGCTGGGCCTCATCATGGTGTACCTCGGCGGTGCGCTGGGCGTGAACACGTATCTGATGTACGGGTTCTTCAATACAGTTCCTCAGTCCCTGGACGAAGCCGCGAAGATCGACGGTGCCAGCCATGTCCAGATCTTCTTCGGCATCATCCTGCGCCTGGTCACCCCGATCCTCGCTGTTGTGGGTCTCTTGGCGTTCATTGGCATCTCCAGCGAATTCGTCATCGCCAGCGTTGTCCTCACCGATCCTGACAGCCAGACACTCGCCGTCGGGCTCTACTCCTACGTAGCCCAGCAGCGCTCCGAAAATTGGGGCGTCTTCGCAGCAGGCGCCGTCATCGCGGCCATACCTGTCATGGCCTTGTTCCTCTTCCTGCAGAAGTACATCGTCAGCGGCCTCACCGCCGGCTCAGTGAAAGGCTGA
- a CDS encoding alpha-amylase family protein (identified by match to protein family HMM PF00128), translating to MPIALPHHDGSGLHAPHAVSLGDTVRLRVRVPQGWGPASKVWVRSVQDGEPRYDAAIRLGSADGWDWWEAAMLVANPVTKYRFLLEVTETHDDDAAATVASGSTVGRRYWNLNAQGLFRRDVSDSADFRLTAFAPAPDWLRKGTMYQVFPDRFARSAQAGDHPTPDWAIACSWDTPVVGTGAQAPTQFYGGDLPGITGKLGHLQDLGVDILYLTPFFPARSNHRYDASTFDSVDPLLGGDQALVDLVEAAHARGIKVIGDLTANHSGDAHEWFVKALVDPGSEEAGYYYFSADHSIYESWWGVPSLPKFNWSSEALRRRFVTDDDSVVARWLKPPFNLDGWRIDVGNMTGRLGAVDLNHDVARLIADRVREINPNAALLAESTSDASPDFTGEHWQGAMTYSHLTRPLWSWLAKDAPNVNFFGSPQSGPNKIDAEDVLATHQDLAAGFSWSVRQNNMNALNTHDTARAATVMIDGGPAVGAALTFCLPGVPVMFAGDEFGLEGFNGEDSRTPMPWAESNHVLTDMRSLYANLARLRRELPPLIEGGVRWLHAEGDAMVFVRETAESSVLVFVARDTAEVVLDNSVLSNGQLEALLASPLHHSGTVSSAPAGPSGVDGVCLRAEGTSAGIWALPGMVLPTG from the coding sequence ATGCCCATCGCCCTTCCGCACCATGACGGATCCGGACTTCATGCTCCCCACGCCGTGTCCCTTGGCGATACCGTCCGGCTCCGGGTGCGTGTCCCACAGGGGTGGGGTCCGGCGTCGAAGGTTTGGGTCCGGTCCGTCCAGGACGGCGAGCCGCGCTACGACGCTGCGATCCGGCTCGGTTCGGCTGATGGCTGGGACTGGTGGGAAGCGGCGATGCTCGTGGCAAACCCGGTGACCAAGTACCGCTTCTTGCTGGAAGTCACTGAAACGCACGACGACGATGCTGCCGCCACCGTGGCGAGTGGAAGCACCGTTGGGCGGCGCTACTGGAACCTCAACGCCCAAGGCCTGTTCCGACGGGACGTTTCCGACTCGGCGGACTTCAGGCTGACGGCGTTTGCCCCGGCTCCGGATTGGCTGCGTAAGGGCACTATGTACCAGGTGTTTCCTGACAGGTTTGCCCGTTCCGCCCAAGCGGGGGACCACCCCACGCCCGATTGGGCTATCGCATGTTCCTGGGACACTCCGGTGGTGGGGACGGGCGCGCAGGCACCCACCCAGTTCTATGGGGGAGACCTTCCCGGGATTACGGGCAAACTTGGCCACTTGCAGGACTTGGGCGTGGATATCCTCTACCTGACGCCTTTCTTCCCCGCACGCTCCAACCACCGCTACGATGCGTCCACCTTCGATTCCGTAGACCCGCTCCTGGGCGGAGACCAGGCCCTGGTGGACTTGGTAGAGGCCGCACACGCGCGCGGAATCAAAGTCATAGGGGACCTCACCGCGAACCACTCCGGCGACGCCCACGAGTGGTTCGTCAAGGCGCTCGTCGATCCCGGCTCGGAGGAAGCCGGCTACTACTACTTCAGCGCCGACCATTCCATCTACGAGTCCTGGTGGGGCGTGCCGTCACTGCCCAAGTTCAACTGGTCCTCGGAGGCACTCCGCCGACGTTTCGTGACGGACGATGATTCCGTGGTGGCCCGCTGGCTTAAGCCGCCGTTCAACCTGGATGGCTGGAGGATCGACGTCGGCAACATGACCGGCCGTCTGGGCGCGGTGGACCTCAACCATGACGTGGCCCGGCTCATTGCGGACAGGGTGCGCGAGATAAACCCGAACGCTGCTTTGCTGGCGGAGTCCACCTCCGATGCCTCCCCGGACTTCACGGGCGAGCACTGGCAGGGAGCCATGACATACTCCCACCTGACCCGGCCGCTGTGGTCCTGGCTCGCGAAAGACGCGCCGAACGTCAACTTCTTTGGCTCACCCCAATCCGGTCCCAACAAGATCGATGCTGAGGACGTCCTCGCAACACATCAGGACCTCGCCGCGGGATTTAGCTGGAGTGTGCGACAAAACAACATGAACGCCCTCAACACGCACGACACTGCGCGGGCGGCAACGGTGATGATCGACGGCGGCCCTGCCGTGGGTGCCGCCCTCACCTTCTGCCTTCCAGGAGTTCCGGTCATGTTTGCCGGCGATGAGTTCGGACTCGAAGGCTTCAACGGCGAGGACTCCAGGACGCCCATGCCGTGGGCTGAGAGCAACCACGTGCTGACGGACATGCGATCCCTCTACGCCAACCTTGCGCGGCTGCGCAGGGAACTGCCGCCGCTGATCGAAGGCGGGGTGCGCTGGCTGCACGCCGAGGGCGACGCCATGGTTTTTGTCCGTGAAACGGCAGAGTCATCAGTGCTGGTGTTCGTCGCAAGGGACACGGCAGAGGTGGTCCTCGACAACTCAGTCCTCTCCAACGGGCAGCTGGAAGCGTTGCTTGCCTCGCCACTGCACCACTCCGGAACAGTGAGCTCCGCACCCGCCGGTCCATCCGGCGTCGACGGTGTTTGCCTACGAGCCGAAGGTACCTCCGCAGGAATCTGGGCGCTGCCGGGGATGGTGCTCCCCACCGGATAG
- a CDS encoding putative glycolate oxidase, subunit GlcD (identified by match to protein family HMM PF01565; match to protein family HMM PF02913), giving the protein MAGTSEESINTRTAGHREPSRPSTGQQVFLAELAAGLRAGQVADDEETLTVYSVDQGPLLERHLPLAVVWAESVEDVQHIVRSCAAHQVPIVARGAGTGVSGGAHATQGCIVLGLERMNRILDLNPDDETAVVEPGVINADLNTAAAEHGLMYAPDPASYKMSTIGGNVATNAGGLRCAKYGVTRDSVLALDVVMADGSLMHTGHQTFKGVAGYDLTALLVGSEGTLGIVVGVTVRLKYLPREIHTIAAFYQDFRSAAAGVLAVGKARVQPAIMELLDNGTLVQLDELNGGDLQKRGKSLLLIQTDGFGAAAEADVVRQVLADRGATVTTEASEEAEMLVELRRNSRGVEVDDEFRVGEDIAVPRSRLVDFVAELEAMAARFQVRLKVVAHAGDGNLHPTFWMDRVDPATDADALQRLNAALDESIRVGLEMGGTITGEHGVGQYKLRWLGLEQPEPVRELQRRIKELFDPQGILNPGKAI; this is encoded by the coding sequence ATGGCCGGAACATCAGAGGAAAGCATCAACACCCGGACGGCGGGCCACCGTGAACCTTCACGGCCCTCGACAGGCCAACAAGTATTCCTGGCAGAGCTCGCGGCCGGACTTCGTGCCGGGCAGGTGGCCGACGATGAAGAAACCCTCACCGTGTACTCCGTGGATCAAGGACCGCTACTGGAGCGGCACCTGCCCCTCGCTGTGGTGTGGGCCGAGTCCGTGGAAGACGTGCAACACATCGTTCGGAGCTGCGCGGCCCACCAGGTGCCCATCGTCGCCCGGGGTGCCGGAACCGGCGTCTCCGGGGGAGCGCACGCCACCCAAGGCTGCATCGTCCTGGGCTTGGAACGGATGAACCGCATCCTGGACCTCAACCCCGACGACGAGACCGCCGTCGTCGAACCCGGCGTCATCAACGCCGACCTCAACACTGCCGCCGCCGAACACGGGCTCATGTACGCGCCCGACCCGGCCAGCTACAAAATGTCCACCATCGGCGGCAACGTGGCCACCAACGCCGGAGGACTTCGGTGCGCCAAATACGGCGTGACGCGCGACTCCGTGCTGGCCCTCGACGTCGTCATGGCCGACGGCTCACTGATGCACACGGGCCACCAAACCTTCAAAGGCGTCGCGGGCTACGACCTCACCGCGCTGCTGGTGGGCTCCGAAGGAACCCTGGGGATCGTGGTGGGAGTGACCGTTCGGCTCAAATACCTGCCGCGCGAAATTCACACGATCGCCGCGTTCTACCAAGACTTCCGCAGCGCCGCCGCCGGAGTGCTCGCAGTAGGCAAAGCCCGCGTTCAGCCCGCCATCATGGAACTCCTGGACAACGGCACCCTGGTGCAGCTCGACGAACTGAACGGCGGCGACCTCCAAAAGCGCGGCAAATCCCTGCTACTCATCCAGACCGACGGCTTCGGAGCGGCTGCAGAAGCCGACGTCGTCCGGCAAGTACTCGCCGACCGCGGCGCCACAGTCACCACGGAAGCCAGCGAAGAAGCCGAAATGCTGGTGGAACTCCGCAGAAACAGCCGCGGCGTCGAAGTGGACGACGAATTCCGGGTCGGCGAAGACATCGCCGTCCCACGCTCGCGCCTGGTGGACTTCGTGGCCGAACTCGAAGCCATGGCCGCCCGATTCCAGGTTCGGCTCAAAGTCGTGGCACACGCCGGCGACGGAAACCTGCACCCCACGTTCTGGATGGACCGCGTAGACCCCGCCACCGACGCCGACGCCCTCCAACGACTCAACGCAGCCCTGGACGAATCAATCCGCGTAGGCCTCGAAATGGGCGGCACCATCACAGGTGAGCACGGCGTGGGCCAATACAAGCTGCGTTGGCTCGGCCTGGAACAGCCCGAACCCGTGCGTGAGCTGCAGCGACGGATCAAGGAATTGTTCGACCCGCAGGGGATTCTGAACCCGGGGAAGGCTATCTAG
- a CDS encoding putative major facilitator superfamily (MFS) transporter (identified by match to protein family HMM PF07690), translated as MREKRQAGSGLNPRLRVGLVLIALVMVSVNLRPAITTVAGVMNQVPGVLSLDPGLLPLLGTLPVLAFGISGPIGPWLARRLGTGRAVAVALLVLAAALVVRATVPALLLPGTFLAGMAIMTASVLVPQIVKANRGTGWWTGLCTMGFGLGAALGAGLVQPLQQAFGGNLPSALAVWAVPALLGAFLIHRSGGRPTAAETSAREAGAAAVSSLTQDTPSSSVLPAPVNPAEVTPLRKQRTAWAVTAFFGLQAMLYFAITSWLAVYLVSKGLSSADAAALLAWFSLAGLPASLLAPVLAGRPAILRIMAPGLGLAVALALLGVLTAPAGLQFVMVGILGVVQSAGFGLAMALVVIRSFGPQTAGKLSAMSQGLGFALASLGPLVAGLLHTWTGGWEVTFWALAAEAVILAAAGFLAIRGPVVNVEPVSRNSSPNGLFTLARGGE; from the coding sequence GTGCGCGAGAAGCGGCAGGCTGGATCTGGACTGAATCCGAGGCTGAGAGTGGGTTTGGTGTTGATCGCGCTTGTCATGGTGTCCGTCAATCTTCGGCCGGCCATTACTACCGTTGCCGGGGTGATGAATCAGGTGCCGGGGGTGTTGAGCCTGGATCCTGGGCTGCTTCCGCTGCTGGGGACGTTGCCGGTGTTGGCCTTCGGTATATCGGGACCTATTGGGCCATGGCTGGCTCGACGACTCGGGACCGGTCGTGCCGTCGCGGTGGCGTTGCTGGTCCTGGCCGCGGCCTTGGTCGTTCGGGCGACCGTGCCTGCACTGCTGCTGCCCGGAACCTTCTTGGCGGGCATGGCGATCATGACAGCCAGCGTGCTGGTGCCCCAGATCGTCAAAGCAAACCGCGGCACCGGCTGGTGGACTGGCCTGTGCACCATGGGATTCGGCCTCGGCGCTGCGCTGGGCGCCGGGCTGGTCCAGCCACTGCAGCAGGCCTTCGGCGGCAACCTGCCGTCGGCACTGGCTGTGTGGGCTGTCCCAGCGCTGTTGGGAGCCTTCCTGATTCACCGATCCGGAGGACGCCCGACGGCGGCAGAGACTTCCGCGCGTGAAGCCGGCGCCGCGGCGGTTTCGTCGCTGACGCAGGACACGCCGTCGTCCTCTGTCTTACCGGCGCCCGTCAACCCGGCGGAAGTCACGCCGCTGCGCAAGCAGCGCACGGCGTGGGCGGTGACAGCCTTCTTCGGGCTTCAGGCCATGCTCTACTTTGCGATCACGTCATGGCTGGCTGTTTACCTCGTCTCCAAAGGGCTGTCATCGGCCGACGCTGCTGCGTTGCTGGCCTGGTTCAGCCTTGCCGGGCTCCCCGCAAGCCTGCTGGCTCCTGTGCTGGCCGGTCGTCCTGCCATTCTGCGGATCATGGCACCCGGCCTCGGACTGGCCGTGGCCCTCGCGCTTTTGGGAGTCCTCACGGCGCCAGCGGGTCTGCAGTTCGTCATGGTGGGGATCCTGGGAGTCGTCCAGAGTGCAGGCTTTGGCCTTGCCATGGCGTTGGTGGTGATCCGTTCGTTCGGTCCGCAGACAGCGGGAAAGCTCTCGGCCATGAGCCAAGGGCTGGGGTTCGCCCTTGCCTCGCTCGGTCCACTCGTGGCCGGACTCCTCCATACCTGGACAGGAGGTTGGGAAGTTACGTTCTGGGCGCTCGCGGCCGAAGCGGTGATTCTGGCTGCTGCAGGCTTCCTGGCGATCCGTGGCCCCGTAGTCAACGTTGAGCCCGTGAGCCGAAATTCATCCCCCAACGGACTATTCACTCTCGCACGCGGGGGTGAATAG
- a CDS encoding amidohydrolase family protein (identified by match to protein family HMM PF01979; match to protein family HMM PF07969): protein MNTLIRAVRPWGQALSDVTLVAGEAGGKIVAVEPHDPARVLPDGVTVVDGRGRLLLPSFSDVHVHLDSTRIGLPFREHTGGPGVWTMMMNDRQNWRNAEVPLQDRVNDTLGRMIARGTTRVRSYAQVDVDCRLERFDAVAAAKEKFAGQASVDIIAFPQAGLLLEEGTVELMEEALRAGANVMGGIDPCTLDRDPAKHLDIVFALAEKYQVPIDIHLHEPGELGVFSTDLVLERTRALGMQGKVTMSHAYQLGSVNVATTRRLIDAFAELDVSLASVAPSAAGQLPIPLLTEAGVRLGLGEDGQRDYWSPYGNTDMLDRTWQLAFTHGFRKDELIEHCLAIATIGGASILDPSATRLKDTAHRPGVEVGDPAELLLVDGETVASTVMDRGKDRTVIHAGKVVADQLELV from the coding sequence TTGAATACCCTGATCCGCGCCGTCCGCCCCTGGGGCCAAGCGCTCAGCGACGTCACCCTGGTGGCGGGCGAAGCAGGCGGCAAGATCGTCGCCGTCGAACCGCATGATCCGGCCCGTGTGCTTCCAGATGGCGTTACGGTGGTGGATGGCCGCGGACGTTTGCTGCTCCCGTCCTTCTCGGACGTCCACGTTCACCTTGATTCCACCCGTATCGGCCTTCCGTTCCGGGAGCACACCGGAGGTCCGGGCGTGTGGACCATGATGATGAACGACCGTCAAAACTGGCGCAACGCGGAAGTCCCCCTGCAGGATCGCGTGAACGACACCCTGGGACGGATGATCGCCCGGGGTACCACCCGGGTCCGCTCCTACGCGCAGGTTGACGTGGACTGCAGGCTCGAGCGTTTCGACGCCGTTGCTGCCGCCAAGGAGAAATTCGCCGGCCAGGCTTCCGTGGACATCATCGCTTTCCCCCAGGCTGGATTGTTGCTGGAGGAAGGGACGGTGGAGCTCATGGAGGAGGCACTGAGAGCCGGTGCCAACGTCATGGGTGGCATCGATCCCTGCACTCTTGACCGCGATCCGGCCAAGCACCTGGACATCGTGTTTGCCCTGGCAGAGAAGTACCAGGTTCCCATCGACATCCACCTCCACGAGCCCGGCGAATTGGGTGTTTTCAGCACCGACCTGGTGCTCGAGCGCACCCGGGCGCTGGGGATGCAGGGAAAGGTAACCATGTCCCACGCCTACCAATTGGGCAGCGTTAATGTGGCCACAACGCGCAGGCTCATTGATGCCTTCGCGGAACTGGACGTGTCCTTGGCCTCGGTTGCTCCATCTGCCGCAGGCCAACTGCCCATCCCCCTGCTCACCGAAGCCGGCGTTCGTTTGGGCTTGGGCGAGGACGGCCAACGTGACTACTGGTCCCCGTACGGCAACACGGACATGCTGGACCGCACCTGGCAGCTTGCCTTCACCCACGGTTTCCGCAAGGACGAGCTGATCGAGCACTGCCTGGCCATCGCCACGATCGGTGGTGCGAGCATCCTTGACCCCAGCGCTACCAGGCTGAAGGACACGGCCCATCGTCCCGGTGTCGAGGTTGGCGATCCTGCGGAACTGTTGCTGGTGGATGGCGAAACTGTGGCTTCCACAGTGATGGACCGTGGTAAAGACCGGACCGTCATCCACGCCGGCAAGGTGGTGGCTGACCAGTTGGAGCTGGTCTGA
- a CDS encoding transcriptional regulator, GntR family (identified by match to protein family HMM PF00392; match to protein family HMM PF07729) yields MPESGNGRDEEARAENVYQLVLEGIVTGAYAQGMRLRERELSELYNVSRIPVREAIQRLEQDGFVATFPRRGAVVRQLTLTDVNELFDVRLCLETFAAKMAATRVAEGSDGGRLEELMEASKAAIDEERTDDVAVISAELHAEIVRLSGNRLLIESVKPLFGRMRWIFGLAHNRSNELQRDEHTELCNAILRGKPDLAYSLAYSHIELGREPVLAGLAETLEP; encoded by the coding sequence ATGCCGGAATCCGGTAATGGCCGCGATGAAGAGGCCCGCGCGGAGAACGTCTACCAACTGGTGTTGGAAGGCATCGTCACGGGAGCGTACGCCCAAGGAATGCGCCTGCGGGAACGTGAACTCTCGGAGCTTTACAACGTCTCCCGCATTCCCGTGCGCGAAGCCATCCAGCGCCTGGAGCAGGACGGGTTCGTGGCAACCTTCCCACGCCGCGGTGCCGTAGTACGGCAACTGACCCTCACGGATGTTAACGAGCTCTTCGATGTTCGCCTCTGCTTGGAGACGTTCGCCGCAAAGATGGCCGCTACCCGTGTAGCGGAGGGCAGCGACGGCGGACGGCTGGAGGAACTCATGGAGGCCTCCAAGGCAGCCATTGACGAAGAGCGGACCGACGACGTTGCTGTCATCAGCGCCGAGCTTCACGCCGAGATTGTGCGCCTGTCCGGCAACCGGCTGCTGATTGAATCGGTGAAACCGCTGTTCGGGCGGATGCGCTGGATCTTCGGGCTGGCCCATAACCGCAGCAACGAACTCCAGCGGGACGAACACACCGAGCTGTGCAACGCCATCCTGAGGGGTAAGCCGGACCTGGCCTACTCGCTGGCGTACTCGCACATCGAGTTGGGCCGCGAACCCGTCTTGGCAGGCCTCGCGGAAACGCTGGAACCCTAG